The following are encoded in a window of Candida dubliniensis CD36 chromosome 4, complete sequence genomic DNA:
- a CDS encoding subunit of TFIIF (transcription factor II), putative (Similar to S. cerevisiae TFG1;~In S. cerevisiae: involved in both transcription initiation and elongation of RNA polymerase II) encodes MSQPDSQIKKEVTVKKEDGSGSAPTSPSKQQEWQTIPLKSCTEEDVKDIRFHIMKFATKQDVNITKDFTRPVRLHRKDPRNMQFHLTREELDQRKREKEQMEKLKQEEKEEATKPIEESEEKEQKDKLAAEAAKVAPEKPTLNKNQADMSQVAPDGGARKNRKNLFKRKTRQINLMNEEKRKLRYEEHYPWVIEDYDGKNVFVGNYEAGSTEQQHVLFVFDKDGFKMIPAEKVYRFTPRNRYATLTLEEAEAKMERNSSVPRWLMKHMEDRSIAEGTPDQRFRYNSPAANGSVIANISNGSSGRRMRTVLGGSGSGNDRDSDHDDLDYDEEFADDEEAPIMDGDEEENKLSEKKIKKEMLKAAHFDGQSEAEAEDDLDDLFETEKTRKVDKEGKKLRKVLNKREGGVYDSDEEDGLMPYLSKSDLESEEESEEEVQVKKEPLSDSQTENNTNKTFRAREVTVKSIGDGFVIIKAPPSFLGTMPAGDWNPQARKRPSPEATSPRKKLKLDDNIKVKKEKTLSPPPPASPTTNASPTSSGMDLNDAGPDNLLVTVKDVLDIVKDQPLTTKELLMGLKSRVSAHKDNKLRIISIVKQNLRLVDGKLVLKD; translated from the coding sequence ATGAGTCAACCAGATTCTCAAATCAAGAAGGAAGTCACAGTGAAAAAGGAAGATGGTTCTGGTTCTGCTCCTACCTCACCTAgcaaacaacaagaatggCAAACCATCCCATTAAAGTCATGCACAGAAGAGGATGTCAAAGATATTAGATTTcatataatgaaatttgCTACTAAACAGGACGTAAATATTACCAAAGATTTTACCAGACCTGTGAGATTGCACAGAAAAGATCCTAGAAACATGCAATTCCATTTAACCCGTGAGGAATTAGATCAAAGGAAAAGAGAGAAGGAACAAATGGAAAAGTTGAAAcaggaagaaaaagaagaagcaacaaaaccaattgaagaatCAGAAGAAAAGGAACAAAAGGATAAACTTGCAGCTGAAGCAGCAAAAGTAGCTCCAGAAAAACCAACACTAAATAAAAACCAAGCAGATATGTCTCAAGTGGCCCCTGATGGCGGAGCAAGAAAGAACAGAAAGAATTTGTTCAAGCGTAAAACCAGGCAGATTAATCTCAtgaatgaagaaaaaagaaaattgagATACGAAGAGCATTATCCTTGGGTAATAGAGGATTATGATGGGAAAAACGTGTTTGTGGGGAATTATGAGGCAGGATCAACGGAACAACAACAtgtattgtttgtttttgataaaGACGGATTCAAAATGATTCCTGCTGAAAAAGTGTACAGATTCACACCTAGAAATCGGTATGCCACTTTGACTTTGGAAGAGGCAGAAGCAAAAATGGAAAGAAACTCCAGTGTACCTAGATGGTTGATGAAACATATGGAGGACAGATCAATTGCTGAAGGTACACCCGATCAAAGATTTAGATATAATTCACCTGCAGCCAATGGGAGTGTGATAGCAAATATAAGCAATGGAAGCTCTGGAAGAAGAATGAGAACAGTTTTGGGTGGAAGCGGATCAGGAAATGATAGAGATTCTGATcatgatgatttagattACGATGAAGAATTTGCTGATGATGAGGAAGCTCCTATTATGGATggagatgaagaagaaaataaattgtcggagaaaaaaatcaaaaaagaaatgttgAAAGCTGCCCATTTTGATGGGCAACTGGAGGCAGAAGCAGAAGATGATTTGGACGATTTGTttgaaactgaaaaaacCAGAAAAGTCGATAAAGAAGGCAAGAAGTTAAGAAAAGTGTTGAATAAACGTGAAGGTGGAGTATATGACagtgatgaagaagatggaTTAATGCCATATCTCTCCAAGTCTGATTTGGAaagtgaagaagaaagtgaAGAGGAAGTTCAAGTTAAGAAGGAGCCATTAAGTGATTCACAAACtgaaaacaatacaaataAGACATTCCGTGCAAGAGAGGTAACTGTCAAAAGCATTGGAGATGGTTTTGTGATTATCAAAGCTCCACCATCATTTTTGGGAACCATGCCAGCAGGTGATTGGAATCCCCAAGCACGCAAACGCCCCTCTCCAGAAGCCACCAGTCCAAGAAAGAAACTTAAATTGGATGACAATATCAAagttaaaaaagaaaaaacattGTCACCACCTCCTCCTGCTTCCCCTACTACAAATGCTAGTCCTACAAGCAGTGGAATGGATTTGAATGATGCTGGACCAGACAATTTATTGGTAACCGTCAAAGATGTTTTGGATATTGTGAAAGATCAACCATTGACTACAAAGGAATTATTAATGGGATTAAAGAGCAGGGTTAGCGCTCATAaggataataaattaagaATTATCAGTATCGTCAAACAAAACTTACGATTGGTAGACGGGAAGTTAGTTCTTAAAGACTAA
- a CDS encoding acid phosphatase, putative (Similar to S. cerevisiae PHO11), with product MVGLSQLLNAGFILGGQSVFQNVAAPHQASIEQYNIVKYLGGSGPYIQNSGYGISTEIPEKCTIEQVQMISRHGERFPSKGDGKYFSSVMEVFEKYNGKFRGDLSFLNNYQYFVTNPDYYEKETTPQNSKGPYSGTTNLLRHGAYFRKRYQSLFDQKERLVVFTSNSGRCYQSGEYFARGFLGDDYSNDNVEFVVVDEDKKMGGNSLTPRYACKTLNQDLHKDLISQYDKTYLDDILSRWLVDNPGLEISTDQVSSLFLWCAFEINVRGYSPFCDLFTKDEFIRSGYRNDIVNYYETGPGNNMTKVIGSPMVDASLKMLQENSKIWLTFTHDTDIEMYLTSLGLIAPSEDLPVDRVQFPNPYNAAEFFPQGARIYTEKLKCGDKQYVRFVVNDAVYPYPGCSSGPGFTCELNDFFKLIRSRLHDVNYKVQCEVDGPAELTFYWDYKDKKYNAPLIDQ from the coding sequence ATGGTTGGTTTATCACAATTGCTTAATGCTGGGTTTATTTTAGGTGGGCAATCTGTTTTCCAAAATGTGGCTGCTCCACATCAAGCGTCAATAGAACAATATAATATCGTCAAGTATCTTGGTGGCAGTGGTCCGTATATTCAAAATTCAGGGTATGGGATTTCCACAGAAATACCTGAAAAATGCACGATTGAACAAGTTCAAATGATTAGTAGACACGGTGAAAGATTTCCTAGTAAAGGAGATGGGAAATACTTTAGTTCAGTGATGgaagtttttgaaaaatataatggTAAATTTCGTGGTGATTTATcctttttaaataattatcaatattttgttACCAATCCAGATTATTATGAAAAGGAAACTACTCCTCAAAACTCAAAGGGTCCATATTCTGGAACTACAAATTTATTACGCCATGGGGCATATTTTAGAAAAAGGTATCAATCACTCTTTgaccaaaaagaaaggcTTGTTGTGTTTACTAGTAATTCTGGGAGGTGTTATCAAAGTGGTGAGTATTTTGCTCGAGGGTTTTTAGGAGATGATTACTCAAATGACAACgttgaatttgttgttgttgatgaagataaaaaAATGGGTGGTAATTCGTTGACTCCAAGATACGCTTGTAAAACTTTAAATCAAGATCTACACAAAGATTTGATAAGCCAGTATGATAAAACCTATTTAGACGATATATTGTCGAGATGGTTGGTAGACAATCCTGGATTAGAAATAAGTACAGATCAAGTTTCGTCATTATTTCTTTGGTGTGCGTTTGAGATTAATGTTCGAGGGTATTCTCCATTCTGTGATCTATTTACAAAAGATGAGTTTATAAGAAGTGGATACCGGAACGATATTGTCAATTACTATGAAACTGGTCCAGGTAATAATATGACAAAAGTAATTGGTTCACCCATGGTGGATGCATCATTGAAAATGCTTCAAGAAAATTCAAAGATTTGGTTGACATTTACCCATGATACTGATATTGAAATGTATTTGACATCTTTAGGGTTGATTGCTCCACTGGAAGATTTACCCGTTGATCGAGTTCAATTCCCCAATCCATATAATGCAGCAGAATTTTTCCCTCAAGGTGCTAGAATTTATactgaaaaattgaaatgtgGTGATAAACAATATGTTAGATTTGTTGTGAATGATGCAGTTTACCCGTATCCTGGTTGTAGTAGTGGTCCAGGATTTACCTGTGAGttgaatgattttttcaagttaATCAGAAGTCGTTTACATGATGTTAACTATAAAGTACAATGTGAAGTAGATGGACCAGCAGAGTTGACATTTTATTGGGAttataaagataaaaagTATAATGCACCATTGATAGATCAATAA
- a CDS encoding carnitine/acylcarnitine carrier protein, putative (Similar to S. cerevisiae YMC2;~In S. cerevisiae: mitochondrial protein, putative inner membrane transporter with a role in oleate metabolism and glutamate biosynthesis; member of the mitochondrial carrier (MCF) family) → MSIVVQDKEDQILTQLEHPQLDTKSPPKYIAYLAGVCSGINKNLVGHPFDTWKSRLQTAPKGRFKGPIDCAWQTLKYEGPFGFYKGFTPPLVGWVFMDSIMLGSLHTYRELVKDYIYPHEKKLPLLGHMIAGLGSGLTVSFVAAPIEQCKARLQVQYDKKSRTYSGPIDVAKKVYQAAGIRGIYSGLISTMIFRTNFIFWWGSYEIFTQYFEKNTKMSTPSINFWAGGLSATVFWIFAYPADVVKQNIMTDSPIQSEKKFPRWIDAVKYIYKEKGWHGFTKGFGPAILRSFPANAAALLAFEWVMRLSK, encoded by the coding sequence ATGTCTATAGTAGTTCAAGATAAAGAAGATCAAATTTTGACTCAGTTGGAACATCCTCAACTCGATACCAAATCCCCGCCAAAATATATTGCATATCTAGCAGGTGTTTGTTCCGggataaataaaaatttagtGGGGCATCCATTTGATACATGGAAAAGTCGATTACAAACAGCTCCTAAGGGGAGATTTAAAGGACCTATTGATTGTGCTTGGCAAACATTGAAATATGAAGGACCATTTGGGTTTTATAAAGGGTTTACTCCACCATTAGTGGGTTGGGTATTTATGGATTCAATAATGCTTGGTTCATTACATACATATAGAGAACTTGTCAAAGATTATATATACCCCcatgaaaagaaattaccATTACTTGGTCATATGATAGCAGGGTTAGGAAGTGGATTGACAGTGAGTTTTGTTGCCGCTCCCATTGAACAATGTAAGGCAAGATTACAAGTTCAATATGataaaaaatcaagaacATATAGTGGTCCTATTGATGTTGCTAAAAAAGTGTATCAAGCCGCTGGTATAAGAGGGATATATTCTGGTTTAATATCAACGATGATTTTTAGAacaaattttatattttggtGGGGGTCATACGAAATTTTCAcacaatattttgaaaaaaacaCCAAAATGTCGACTccatcaatcaatttttggGCTGGTGGATTATCTGCTACTGTGTTTTGGATATTTGCTTATCCGGCAGATGTTgttaaacaaaatataatgaCAGATTCTCCTATTCAAtcagaaaagaaatttccaAGATGGATAGATGCGgtaaaatatatttataaagaaaaagggtGGCATGGATTTACTAAAGGGTTTGGTCCAGCTATATTAAGATCATTCCCTGCCAATGCAGCTGCACTTTTAGCATTTGAATGGGTGATGAGACTActgaaataa
- a CDS encoding 3'-to-5' phosphorolytic exoribonuclease, putative (Similar to S. cerevisiae SKI6;~In S. cerevisiae: 3'-to-5' phosphorolytic exoribonuclease that is a subunit of the exosome; required for 3' processing of the 5.8S rRNA; involved in 3' to 5' mRNA degradation and translation inhibition of non-poly(A) mRNAs): MELYSPEGLRIDGRRWNELRRFECRINTHPNSSDGSSYVEQGNTKVMCTVQGPIEPTLRSQQHSERANIEVNLNIASFSTFERKKRSRNERRLVELKTTLEKTFEESVMINLYPRTNIVINVQVLCQDGGMLATIINSITLALIDAGISMYDYVSGVSCGLYDQTPLLDVNNLEEHDMSCLTIGVIGKSEKLALLLLEDKMPLDRLESVLSIGIAGSHKIRELMDQEVRKHGIIRASKMQ, encoded by the coding sequence ATGGAATTATATTCACCAGAAGGACTTAGAATAGATGGAAGAAGATGGAATGAATTACGTAGATTTGAATGTCGTATCAATACCCATCCAAACTCATCGGATGGTTCCTCATACGTTGAACAAGGTAATACCAAAGTGATGTGTACAGTACAAGGACCAATAGAACCAACATTAAGATCTCAACAACATTCTGAACGAGCAAATATAGAAgtgaatttaaatattgcaagtttttcaacttttgaaAGGAAAAAACGAAGTAGAAATGAAAGAAGATTAGTTGAACTTAAAACTACTTTAGAAAAAACATTTGAAGAAAGTgtgatgataaatttatatCCAAGAACAAATATTGTTATAAATGTTCAAGTATTATGTCAAGATGGAGGAATGTTGGctacaattattaattctaTCACATTAGCACTCATTGACGCTGGTATATCAATGTATGATTACGTGAGTGGAGTATCTTGTGGATTATATGATCAAACTCCTTTATTGGATGTAAATAATTTAGAAGAACATGACATGAGCTGTTTAACAATTGGTGTTATTGGTAAAAGTGAGAAATTagcattattattgttagaAGATAAAATGCCATTAGATAGATTAGAATCagtattatcaattggTATTGCTGGAAGTCATAAAATAAGAGAATTAATGGACCAAGAAGTGAGAAAACATGGGATTATTAGGGCTTCTAAAATGcaataa
- a CDS encoding GPI mannosyltransferase, putative (Similar to S. cerevisiae GPI14;~In S. cerevisiae: involved in GPI anchor biosynthesis), producing the protein MSQLKYLITFSILLRFGFFFFGLYQDEYMPVKYTDIDYLVFNDASKFVYQGLSPYLRETYRYTPILAIMLIPDNFGKYWYHFGKLLFMFSDVITGLIILKLLSRQQQQQLSEKKKMILSSIWLLNPMVITISTRGSAESVLTVMIMLSLYYLLDKNNIILSAIWLGVSIHFKIYPIIYLPSILYYLSFKETPFWANVPGINLVNSKNLKHFIITLITLATINYLMFLKYGWEFIDNSYLYHITRIDHRHNFSVYNMVLYYKSALLSLENSNKFDIEKIAFIPQLLLSAVIIPLIFAGKDLISSLFIQTFVFVAFNKVITSQYFIWFLIFLPHFLSQTNLLTTNKITGISCLLLWIISQATWLYFAYKLEFLGENTFDNGLLYSSVFFFLSNCWCTMKFIQSL; encoded by the coding sequence atgagtcaattgaaatatcttataacattttcaattctattAAGATTTGggttcttcttttttggaTTGTACCAAGATGAATATATGCCAGTGAAATATACTGATATTGATTATCTTGTATTCAATGATGcatcaaaatttgtttatcaagGTCTATCGCCATATCTTAGAGAAACATATAGATATACTCCCATTTTGGCAATTATGTTAATACCTGATAATTTTGGTAAATACTGGTATCATTTTGGTAAATTGTTATTTATGTTTAGTGATGTTATTACTGGACTCATTATATTGAAACTTTTATCAAgacagcaacaacagcaattatcggaaaagaagaaaatgatattaTCTTCTATTTGGTTATTAAATCCCATGGTGATTACTATAAGTACTCGAGGATCTGCTGAAAGTGTATTAACAGTAATGATTATGTTGTCATTATACTATTTGTTGgataaaaacaatattatattatcaGCCATATGGTTGGGAGTATCTATtcattttaaaatttatcctataatatatttaccAAGTAtactttattatttatcatttaaagAAACCCCATTTTGGGCTAATGTTCCTGGTATTAATCTTGTTAATTCCAAAAACTTGAaacattttattattactttgATTACTTTGGcaacaattaattatttgatgtttttaaaatatggatgggaatttattgataattcttATTTGTATCATATCACCAGAATTGATCATCGTCataatttttcagtttATAACATGGTATTATATTACAAATCagcattattatcattagaaaattcaaataaatttgatattgaaaaaattgcaTTTATCccacaattattattatctgcTGTTATAATCCCATTGATATTTGCTGGAAAAGATTTAATATCAAgtttattcattcaaaCTTTTGTGTTTGTTGCATTCAATAAAGTCATTACATcacaatattttatttggttCTTGATATTCCTCCCACATTTCTTGTCTCAAACAAATCTATTAACTACAAATAAGATTACTGGTATAagttgtttattgttgtgGATAATTTCACAAGCTACTTGGCTTTACTTTGCAtataaattggaatttttaGGAGAAAACACTTTTGATAACGGATTATTGTATTCTTCtgtgtttttctttttaagTAATTGTTGGTGTACGATGAAGTTTATACAGAGTTTATAG
- a CDS encoding uncharacterized protein (conserved hypothetical protein;~possibly fungus-specific) — translation MSATTNTQEDIYIEYLNYDWDSFQEFQDGLQEILDNYLQNLKEQDPSITSIPNLDKQQLINQAKSFFFCNKTGNIINLDDYEDWKLHSGDKFAKNKQIEEELGKDISENTTTNDQTNSDPPYSSNYQEVVELLMSGKPIPGIKQIPDTVLTDQGSTASASQRTKPWEKNRSPETTEDVSFV, via the coding sequence ATGTCTGCCACTACTAACACACAAGAAGATATTTACATagaatatttgaattatgaTTGGGATTCATTCCAAGAATTTCAAGATGGTTTACAGGAAATCTTGGATAATTATTTGCAGAACTTAAAGGAACAAGATCCATCCATTACTTCTATACCTAATTTAgacaaacaacaattgataaatcaagccaaatcatttttcttttgtaacAAAACCGggaatattataaatttggATGATTATGAAGATTGGAAATTACATAGTGGAGATAAATttgcaaaaaataaacaaattgaagaagagtTGGGCAAAGATATATCTGAGAATACTACGACAAATGATCAGACCAATTCTGACCCACCATACTCTTCAAACTATCAAGAGGTGGTAGAGTTATTAATGCTGGGCAAACCTATACCTGGGATCAAGCAGATACCTGATACAGTGTTGACAGATCAAGGATCAACTGCTTCTGCTTCACAAAGAACTAAACCGTGGGAAAAAAATAGGCTGCCAGAAACTACCGAGGATGTTTCTTTTGTATAG
- a CDS encoding ER-derived vesicles protein, putative (Similar to S. cerevisiae ERV29;~In S. cerevisiae: protein localized to COPII-coated vesicles, involved in vesicle formation and incorporation of specific secretory cargo), giving the protein MSYRGPNQFGNQPPHHGIPSQPQPHIGPISSNKGPLEQFEEVAKKVEDWIDDYFKVLKPYVPAIGRAFLVATFYEDTLRIFTQWNEQIYYLHNYRHYWRWLTVLFLINNMVVMTVASTLVIARKKNNIATIALIIVVIIQGIGYGLLFDAQFVLRNLSVVGGLVLAFSDSIVRDKRSLNMPGLPMLNNQDNKKYFLLAGRILLVLLFLGFVFSSDWSLGRVFIIIIGLTSCASIVVGYKTKFSAAVMLIALFLYNIFTNQFWAYASQDARRDFLRYEFFQVLSIVGGLLLVVNAGAGEFSIDEKKKIY; this is encoded by the coding sequence ATGTCGTATCGTGGTCCTAATCAATTTGGTAATCAACCTCCACATCATGGAATACCTTCTCAACCTCAACCACATATTGGTCCAATATCTTCTAACAAAGGTCCTTTAGAACAATTCGAAGAAGTTGCTAAAAAAGTGGAAGATTGgattgatgattattttaAAGTCTTGAAACCATACGTCCCAGCAATTGGTAGAGCATTTTTGGTGGCCACTTTCTATGAAGATACTTTAAGAATTTTTACTCAATGGAATGAACAGATTTATTACTTGCACAATTATAGACACTATTGGCGTTGGTTGACTGTTTTATtcttaattaataatatggTGGTTATGACTGTTGCATCTACATTAGTGATTGCcagaaagaagaataatatTGCTACTATTGCATTGatcattgttgttattatacAAGGTATTGGATACGGGTTATTGTTTGATGctcaatttgttttgagAAATTTATCAGTTGTTGGAGGATTAGTTTTGGCATTTTCTGATAGTATTGTTAGAGACAAAAGATCTTTAAATATGCCTGGCTTACCAATGTTGAATAACCAAGATAACAAAAAGTATTTCCTTTTAGCTGGTAGAATTTTGttggtattattatttttaggGTTTGTCTTTTCTTCAGATTGGTCATTGGGTAGagttttcattattataattggtTTAACTTCTTGTGcttcaattgttgttggttaCAAGACCAAATTTTCTGCAGCTGTCATGCTTATTGCTTTATTCTTATACAATATATTTACCAACCAGTTCTGGGCTTATGCATCTCAAGATGCTAGACGTGATTTTTTGAGATATGAATTCTTCCAAGTCTTGTCAATTGTGGGAGGATTATTGTTAGTGGTTAATGCAGGTGCTGGTGAATTTTCTATtgatgaaaagaaaaagatttattaa
- a CDS encoding cytochrome c1 heme lyase, putative (Similar to S. cerevisiae CYT2;~transcript regulated by NRG1 - Murad AM, et al. (2001). Mol Microbiol 42(4):981-93;~In S. cerevisiae: involved in maturation of cytochrome c1, which is a subunit of the mitochondrial ubiquinol-cytochrome-c reductase; links heme covalently to apocytochrome c1), protein MSDSEQPKCPVDYSTRSSWLSKLTGDKKEEPKPTPTPASEEPSCPVDHNARSVWANNVSVQVTAPEAIETTGTCDSSKIPNTLEDTSTTSIDLPAQRELSSIPRTSSNTNWIYPSQKQFFEAMKRKNWDPHQEDMKVIVPIHNLVNERAWKHILMWEKPYSEKTQLKCGGITLTSFKGDSKKLTPRAWMKSIFGYDKPFDRHDWLINRCGVEIEYVIDFYSGQNNQVYLDVRPKLNSLEGIKMRFGRPFGF, encoded by the coding sequence ATGTCTGACAGTGAACAACCTAAATGTCCAGTGGATTATTCCACTAGAAGCTCATGGCTATCCAAATTAACTGGTGATAAAAAGGAAGAACCTAAACCAACACCTACACCTGCATCGGAAGAACCATCTTGTCCGGTTGATCACAATGCTAGATCAGTGTGGGCAAATAACGTATCAGTTCAAGTAACAGCACCTGAAGCTATTGAAACCACGGGCACTTGTGATTCATCTAAAATACCAAATACATTAGAAGATACCTCCACCACAAGTATAGATCTCCCAGCACAAAGAGAACTCAGTTCAATACCTCGGACATCATCAAACACCAATTGGATTTATCCATcccaaaaacaattttttgaagccatgaaaagaaaaaattgggaTCCTCATCAAGAAGATATGAAAGTTATAGTACCTATACATAATTTAGTAAATGAAAGAGCTTGGAAACATATATTAATGTGGGAAAAACCTTATTCAGAAAAAACTCAATTGAAATGTGGTGGAATCACTTTAACTAGTTTTAAAGGAGATCTGAAAAAATTAACTCCTAGAGCTTGGATGAAAAGTATATTTGGTTATGATAAACCATTTGATCGTCATGATTGGTTAATTAATCGTTGTGGGGTTGAAATAGAATATGtgattgatttttattCTGGTCAAAATAATCAAGTTTATTTGGATGTTAGACCTAAATTAAACAGTTTAGAAGGTATAAAAATGAGATTTGGTAGACCATTCGGGTTCTAa
- a CDS encoding mitochondrial import inner membrane translocase subunit, putative (Similar to S. cerevisiae MRS11 (TIM10)) produces MFGLGGATPQISSQQKLQAAEAELDMVTGMFNALVSQCHSKCINKSYNEADISKQEALCLDRCVAKYFETNVQVGENMQKLGQSGQFMGRR; encoded by the coding sequence ATGTTTGGCTTAGGTGGTGCTACTCCTCAAATTTCATCTCAACAAAAACTTCAAGCTGCTGAAGCTGAATTAGATATGGTTACTGGGATGTTCAATGCTTTAGTTTCTCAATGTCATAGCAAATGTATCAACAAATCTTATAATGAAGCTGATATTTCTAAACAAGAAGCTTTATGTCTTGATAGATGTGTAgccaaatattttgaaactaATGTTCAAGTTGGTGAAAATATGCAAAAATTAGGTCAATCCGGTCAATTTATGGGTAgaagataa